In Thiovibrio frasassiensis, one DNA window encodes the following:
- a CDS encoding GDSL-type esterase/lipase family protein, giving the protein MRLLFLGDSLVEFCNWQGRFPLHTAVNGGRAGETVAGLLAELPMHLHRCPEPERVFLMIGTNNLLREEYGFLPDYEKILATLGQILPPEKITITSLPPIQARHLAPLAISRLNESLLQLSREKKAGFLDLFTAFNTAPQTVAACFSEDGVHFSPLGYEIWSACLARTL; this is encoded by the coding sequence ATGCGACTCCTTTTCCTTGGCGATTCCCTTGTTGAATTCTGCAACTGGCAGGGCCGCTTTCCCCTGCATACCGCGGTGAACGGTGGCAGAGCGGGAGAAACCGTGGCCGGGCTGCTGGCCGAGCTCCCCATGCATCTCCACCGTTGCCCGGAGCCCGAACGGGTGTTTCTCATGATCGGCACCAACAATCTGCTCCGGGAAGAGTATGGGTTTCTCCCCGACTACGAAAAGATTCTCGCCACTCTCGGCCAAATCCTTCCGCCGGAAAAGATCACCATCACCAGTCTGCCGCCCATTCAGGCCCGCCACCTTGCCCCCTTAGCCATTTCCCGCCTGAACGAATCCCTGCTCCAGCTCAGCCGCGAGAAAAAGGCCGGATTTCTCGACCTGTTTACGGCTTTCAACACCGCCCCCCAGACCGTTGCCGCCTGTTTCAGCGAAGATGGGGTCCATTTCAGCCCCCTGGGCTACGAAATCTGGTCTGCCTGCCTGGCCCGCACCCTCTAG